Proteins encoded in a region of the Mycoplasma feriruminatoris genome:
- the nagB gene encoding glucosamine-6-phosphate deaminase — translation MKVIILENEDQVAITSAKIISDQIKNKPNSVLGLATGSTPIKTYQQLIKMYQDKEISFKNITAFNLDEYKDIDPNNDQSYHYFMDHQLFNFIDINKNNCYIPNASFYNNPQQYDELIKKFNGIDLQLLGLGINGHIGFNEPNTSFDSLTQIVDLTQSTIKANSRFFDSIELVPTKAISMGLKSIMNARKILLLATGINKADAIFHLIEDKITPNWPCSILQNHNDVTIIIDKNAASKLTKKKAN, via the coding sequence ATGAAAGTAATAATTTTAGAAAATGAAGATCAAGTTGCAATAACTAGTGCAAAAATTATTAGTGATCAAATTAAAAATAAACCTAATAGTGTATTGGGTTTAGCTACTGGATCAACACCAATAAAAACATATCAACAACTAATTAAAATGTATCAAGATAAAGAAATTAGTTTTAAAAATATCACTGCTTTTAACTTAGATGAATATAAAGATATAGATCCAAATAACGATCAATCTTATCACTATTTTATGGATCATCAATTGTTTAATTTTATTGATATAAATAAAAATAATTGTTATATACCTAATGCTAGTTTTTATAATAATCCTCAACAATATGATGAACTAATTAAAAAATTTAATGGAATTGATTTACAACTTTTAGGACTTGGAATTAATGGTCACATTGGGTTTAATGAACCAAATACTAGTTTTGATTCATTAACTCAAATTGTTGATCTAACACAATCAACTATTAAAGCAAATTCTCGTTTTTTTGATTCAATAGAACTTGTTCCAACTAAAGCAATTTCTATGGGTTTAAAATCAATAATGAATGCTAGAAAAATTTTATTACTAGCAACTGGAATTAATAAAGCTGATGCTATTTTTCATTTAATAGAAGATAAAATTACACCAAATTGACCTTGTTCAATATTACAAAATCATAATGATGTAACAATAATTATTGATAAAAATGCAGCTAGCAAATTAACTAAGAAAAAAGCTAACTAA
- a CDS encoding HAD-IIB family hydrolase: MNKIDVKLLILDMDGTSYHKMGPIIKQNIEPLKKVIQKGIKVVFVTGRPVLAKLNSLKDHGLLVEHQLIAGYNAACIYDLSQNQILLSNVIESEQAKKVFDLVTSDEYKNSDIKIWGYVDDLKTVITNKWTNNPNDYHFETAFFDGQILEYKDVKDNFDFKFFKLLGFDANKEFYDILINKLEFNVATNDQKLAEINKKHVNKKLAVEWFSNYFNIDLKNIAAIGDGMNDWEMINHVGYKVAIKNSVDEIKKIANIYIDKTAEQGAVEEFIKHYILGE; this comes from the coding sequence ATGAATAAAATAGATGTTAAATTATTAATACTAGATATGGATGGGACTAGTTATCATAAAATGGGTCCTATTATTAAACAAAATATTGAACCTTTAAAAAAAGTTATACAAAAAGGAATTAAAGTAGTTTTTGTAACAGGTAGACCTGTATTAGCAAAACTAAATAGTTTAAAAGATCATGGTTTATTAGTTGAACATCAATTAATTGCAGGATATAATGCTGCTTGTATTTATGATCTAAGCCAAAATCAAATTTTATTATCAAATGTTATTGAATCAGAACAAGCTAAAAAAGTATTTGATTTAGTAACTAGTGATGAATATAAAAATAGTGATATTAAGATTTGAGGATATGTTGATGATCTTAAAACTGTAATTACTAATAAATGAACTAATAACCCAAATGATTATCATTTTGAAACAGCTTTTTTTGATGGTCAAATTCTTGAATATAAAGATGTAAAAGATAATTTTGATTTTAAATTCTTCAAACTTTTAGGTTTTGATGCAAATAAAGAGTTTTATGATATTTTAATAAATAAATTAGAATTCAATGTAGCTACAAACGATCAAAAACTAGCTGAAATTAATAAAAAACACGTTAATAAAAAACTTGCTGTTGAGTGATTTTCAAACTATTTTAATATTGATTTAAAAAACATTGCTGCAATTGGTGATGGAATGAATGATTGAGAAATGATAAATCACGTAGGATATAAAGTAGCTATTAAAAACTCAGTTGATGAAATTAAAAAAATAGCAAACATTTATATTGATAAAACAGCAGAACAAGGTGCAGTTGAAGAATTTATTAAACACTACATACTAGGAGAATAA
- the tpiA gene encoding triose-phosphate isomerase: MKKKVIFGNWKMNGTNKSLEDFLYQVDSKINNSNIIAGLAVPYVMLQTGIKLAKNIKIAAQNVHFEPKGAYTGEISIPMLKEIGVEYVIIGHSERREMFKETDLDINKKAKALLENNITPIICCGESLLTKEENKTIEFVNNQINIAFKDIKKEDAIKAIIAYEPIWAIGTGKTATSLDAEEVCKQIRMNLANIYDQNTADQIVIQYGGSVKPSNIQEYLKMPNIDGALVGGASLLANDYLGLVNYNE, translated from the coding sequence ATGAAAAAGAAAGTAATTTTTGGTAATTGAAAAATGAATGGGACTAATAAAAGTTTAGAAGATTTTTTATACCAAGTTGATAGTAAAATAAATAATTCAAATATTATTGCAGGACTAGCTGTTCCTTATGTAATGTTACAAACTGGAATTAAGTTAGCAAAAAACATTAAAATAGCTGCTCAAAACGTTCATTTTGAACCTAAAGGTGCTTATACTGGAGAAATTTCAATTCCAATGTTAAAAGAAATTGGAGTTGAATATGTAATTATTGGGCATTCTGAAAGAAGAGAAATGTTTAAAGAAACTGATTTAGATATTAATAAAAAAGCTAAAGCATTATTAGAAAATAATATAACTCCAATTATTTGTTGTGGTGAAAGTTTATTAACTAAAGAAGAAAATAAAACAATTGAATTTGTTAATAATCAAATTAATATAGCATTTAAAGATATTAAAAAAGAAGATGCAATTAAAGCAATTATTGCTTATGAACCAATTTGAGCAATTGGAACTGGAAAAACTGCAACAAGTTTAGATGCTGAAGAAGTATGTAAACAAATTAGAATGAATTTAGCAAATATTTATGATCAAAATACAGCTGATCAAATAGTTATTCAGTATGGTGGAAGTGTTAAACCATCAAACATTCAAGAATATTTAAAAATGCCAAATATCGATGGAGCTTTAGTTGGAGGAGCTTCTTTATTAGCTAATGATTATTTAGGTCTAGTTAACTATAATGAATAA
- the deoC gene encoding deoxyribose-phosphate aldolase, translating to MEIKLNKYIDHTLLKPDATKQEIINLCNQAIEYDFMSVCINPCWTSFCKDLLKSSDVKITNVIGFPLGANKTETKVFETKQAILDGADEIDMVINISALKNKDYQLVLDDMIQVKKQAKDHVVKAIIETCLLTKDEIIKACELVVKANIDFVKTSTGFSKSGANIDDVKLMFEVVKNKAKVKASGGIRTYSDAINMINAGASRLGTSGSVEIMLKQENKNNY from the coding sequence ATGGAAATTAAATTAAATAAATATATTGATCATACACTTTTAAAACCCGATGCAACTAAACAAGAAATTATTAATTTATGTAACCAAGCTATAGAATATGATTTTATGTCAGTTTGCATTAATCCTTGTTGAACTAGTTTTTGTAAAGATTTATTAAAATCAAGTGATGTAAAAATTACAAATGTAATTGGTTTTCCATTAGGAGCTAATAAAACTGAAACTAAAGTTTTTGAAACAAAACAAGCAATTTTAGATGGTGCTGATGAAATTGATATGGTTATTAATATTTCAGCATTAAAAAATAAAGATTATCAATTAGTTTTAGATGATATGATTCAAGTTAAAAAACAAGCTAAAGATCATGTTGTTAAAGCAATTATTGAAACTTGTTTATTAACAAAAGATGAAATTATAAAAGCTTGTGAATTAGTTGTTAAAGCTAATATTGATTTTGTTAAAACTTCAACAGGATTTAGCAAATCTGGAGCTAATATTGATGATGTTAAATTAATGTTTGAAGTTGTTAAAAATAAAGCTAAAGTTAAAGCATCTGGTGGTATTAGAACTTATAGTGATGCAATTAATATGATTAATGCTGGAGCTAGTAGGTTAGGAACTAGTGGATCAGTTGAAATAATGCTAAAACAAGAAAATAAAAACAATTATTAG
- a CDS encoding nucleotidyl transferase AbiEii/AbiGii toxin family protein, with product MNKFYVKTDSELRILITNAATKMKLSEEVVEKDYWISFLLDYIFNQNRWSNSFTFKGGTSLSKCFNLIKRFSEDIDLILDWRLFGYQDDEPYIQRSKSGQNKFNLEMNEKVTTFLKDEFVKVLNEDLKEFNLEFWIDPNDPNSVLCKYPLLFEPNYLFNKIKLEIGCLGKWTPAEHVKIKPLISQVYPDVFKEYSTIRTINPERTFWEKALILHSVCNKPDEN from the coding sequence ATGAATAAATTTTATGTAAAAACTGATTCTGAATTAAGAATTTTAATAACAAACGCAGCTACTAAGATGAAATTATCAGAAGAAGTTGTTGAAAAAGATTACTGAATCAGTTTCTTATTAGACTACATTTTTAACCAAAACCGTTGATCTAATTCATTTACTTTTAAAGGAGGAACTTCACTTTCGAAATGCTTTAATTTAATTAAAAGATTTTCAGAAGATATTGATTTAATTTTGGATTGAAGGCTTTTTGGCTATCAAGATGATGAACCTTATATACAAAGATCAAAAAGTGGTCAAAACAAATTTAATCTTGAAATGAATGAAAAAGTAACAACTTTTTTAAAAGATGAATTTGTTAAAGTACTAAATGAAGATCTAAAAGAATTTAATTTAGAATTTTGGATTGATCCAAATGATCCAAATAGTGTTTTATGTAAATATCCTCTACTTTTTGAACCAAATTATTTATTTAACAAAATAAAACTAGAAATAGGGTGTCTTGGTAAATGAACTCCTGCTGAACACGTAAAAATTAAACCTTTAATTTCTCAAGTATATCCAGATGTGTTTAAAGAATATTCAACCATAAGAACAATTAATCCCGAAAGAACTTTTTGAGAAAAAGCACTTATTTTACACTCTGTATGTAATAAACCTGATGAAAATTAA
- the gpmI gene encoding 2,3-bisphosphoglycerate-independent phosphoglycerate mutase translates to MKVQRPILLAILDGWGISEPDKGNAVDNADMSFVKQLKQTYPWVKAHASGKWVGLPDNQMGNSEVGHIHLGAGRINLESLAKLNHETKTNNIAKNKEIIDTFEYVKNNNSALHLIGLFSNGGVHSHFDHMIAIYKAAINYGLVNIKFDLITDGRDTKPKLAYDFIKDLLDIIKQNNNIGVISSISGRYYAMDRDKRFDRSRIAFNALVTRKDVNSFDDILDYIKHEYDNDRDDEMIIPAFNKNDLNGNLKANDAIIMTNFRPDRAIQISSILTNKNYIAWSDKAFSDTEFIGDKIRFVSMMKYSDSVTSPYIAYPPKPLENTLGQYLSKLGLKQLRIAETEKIAHVTFFFDGGNDYFKNGLATNDEITLKNAYIDLIPSAKVATYDLKPEMSAVEITDKLLEEVKKDEFDLIVLNFANCDMVGHTGNNKATEIACKTLDNQLKRIHDEFVLKHNGIMVITADHGNAEIMIDKDGQVNKKHTTSLVPIIITDKNIKLKQNDPAIAKIAPTILDLMNIQIPEDMELESMIDHN, encoded by the coding sequence ATGAAAGTACAAAGACCGATTTTACTAGCAATTCTAGATGGTTGAGGTATAAGTGAACCAGATAAAGGAAATGCTGTTGATAATGCAGATATGTCATTTGTAAAACAATTAAAACAAACTTATCCTTGAGTCAAAGCTCATGCTTCAGGAAAATGAGTAGGTTTACCAGATAATCAAATGGGTAACTCAGAAGTTGGACATATTCATTTAGGAGCAGGAAGAATTAATTTAGAATCTTTAGCAAAACTAAATCACGAAACTAAAACTAATAATATTGCAAAAAACAAAGAAATTATAGATACTTTTGAATATGTTAAAAATAATAATAGTGCTTTACATTTAATAGGGTTATTTTCAAATGGTGGAGTGCATTCTCATTTTGATCATATGATAGCTATTTATAAAGCTGCTATTAATTATGGGTTAGTAAATATTAAATTTGATTTAATAACTGATGGAAGAGATACTAAACCTAAATTAGCTTATGATTTTATAAAAGATCTATTAGATATAATTAAGCAAAATAATAATATTGGAGTAATTTCATCAATTAGTGGAAGATATTATGCAATGGATCGTGATAAGAGATTTGATCGTTCACGTATTGCTTTTAATGCTTTAGTTACTAGAAAAGATGTAAATTCATTTGATGATATTTTAGATTATATTAAACATGAATATGATAATGATCGTGATGATGAAATGATTATTCCAGCATTTAATAAAAATGATTTAAATGGTAATTTAAAAGCAAATGATGCAATTATTATGACTAATTTCCGTCCTGATAGAGCAATTCAAATTTCTTCAATTTTAACTAATAAAAACTATATAGCTTGATCTGATAAAGCATTTAGTGATACTGAATTTATTGGAGATAAAATTAGATTTGTTTCTATGATGAAATATTCAGATAGTGTTACTTCACCATATATTGCTTATCCTCCAAAACCACTAGAAAACACTTTAGGTCAGTATTTATCTAAATTAGGTTTAAAACAATTAAGAATAGCTGAAACTGAAAAAATAGCTCACGTAACTTTCTTTTTTGATGGAGGAAATGACTATTTTAAAAACGGTTTAGCAACAAATGATGAGATTACTTTAAAAAATGCATACATTGATTTAATACCTTCAGCTAAAGTTGCAACTTATGATTTAAAACCAGAAATGTCAGCTGTTGAAATTACAGATAAACTTTTAGAAGAAGTTAAAAAAGATGAATTTGATTTAATTGTTTTAAACTTTGCAAATTGTGATATGGTTGGTCATACTGGAAATAATAAAGCAACTGAAATTGCATGTAAAACTCTAGATAATCAATTAAAACGTATTCATGATGAATTTGTTTTAAAACATAACGGTATTATGGTAATTACAGCAGATCATGGAAATGCTGAAATTATGATAGATAAAGACGGTCAAGTAAATAAAAAACATACAACTTCACTAGTTCCAATTATAATTACTGATAAAAACATTAAATTAAAACAAAACGATCCAGCAATAGCTAAGATAGCTCCAACTATTTTAGATTTAATGAACATTCAAATTCCAGAAGATATGGAATTAGAATCAATGATTGATCATAATTAA
- a CDS encoding DUF6088 family protein codes for MSYISQIQNRIDDFRPGKVFISQDFLDIASNETVRRTLNKLVEEDKIKRIMNGFYYNPSFSELIQEYEMFTVNELAFSIARKYNWEIAPFGIACLNILGLSTQVPAKMAYVSNGKNKTFKVQQREIQFKKVNNKEISNMSLKTKVVIQAIKEIGKDKLTKKDISIIRDNLSSNEKQNLLNESKRTTVWIYDYIKQICEG; via the coding sequence ATGTCTTATATATCACAAATACAAAATAGGATAGATGATTTTAGACCTGGCAAAGTTTTTATTAGTCAAGATTTTTTAGATATAGCTTCTAATGAAACTGTTAGAAGAACTTTAAACAAATTAGTAGAAGAAGACAAAATTAAAAGAATTATGAATGGCTTTTACTACAATCCTTCCTTTAGCGAACTTATCCAAGAATATGAAATGTTTACAGTTAATGAACTAGCATTTTCTATTGCAAGAAAATATAATTGAGAAATTGCTCCCTTTGGTATTGCTTGTTTAAATATATTAGGTCTATCAACTCAAGTTCCGGCTAAAATGGCCTATGTTTCTAATGGAAAAAATAAAACTTTTAAAGTTCAACAAAGAGAAATACAATTCAAAAAAGTTAATAATAAAGAAATTTCAAATATGTCTTTAAAAACAAAGGTTGTTATTCAAGCTATTAAAGAAATTGGTAAAGATAAATTAACTAAAAAAGATATTAGTATAATTAGAGATAATTTATCTTCTAATGAAAAACAAAATTTATTAAATGAATCCAAACGCACAACTGTGTGAATTTATGATTATATAAAACAAATTTGTGAGGGATAA